In Abyssibacter profundi, the sequence GGTTCGATGAATCCGTCACCGGCGCCTACCAACTGGATGCCTCTGCCACGCCGTCGGACAACACCCCGGTGCAGCCCACAGACCAAGGTGGCGGCGGGGGTGGCTCGGGCGCCTGGACGTTGGCCCTGCTGCCGCTTATCTTCGGGGTCAGGCGACGGCGCCGATAAAGCAGAGCGCCGCACTGTCCACATCCCTGTGCACGGAGGAGAGCGACAGCCATGGCGATCAGCCGCTGGCTGGCCGACCGACTGGTCGCGCCAGACGTCCACGAGACCATCGACCGGATCCCGAAAACCCTAGGCAGTTTCGGGTTCGACCCCTGGGGGTACAACCGCTCCACCGCCAAGCTGGGCCTGGCGGCAGCGGGCTGGCTGTTCGATCACTATTTCCGTGTGCAGGTCAGCGGCCTGGAGCATGTCCCGCCCACCGGGCGCATCATGCTGGTCCCCAACCACAGCGGGCAGCTGCCGCTGGATGGCGTCATGCTGGGGGTGGCGATGTCGCGTAACCCGGCCGGGCCGCGTGCGCCCCGGGCGATGATCGAACGCTTCTTCCCCACCGTGCCGTTCGTGGGCAATTTCCTGAATGGGCTGGGCGCGGTGGTCGGTGATCCCGTCAACTGCGGCGCCATGCTGGAACACGAGGAAGCCATCATCGTGTTTCCGGAGGGGATTCGCGGCTCGGGCAAGGTCTGGAGCAAGCGCTACCAACTGCAACGCTTCGGCACCGGCTTCATGCATCTGGCCATGCGCCACAACACGCCCGTGATCCCGGTCGGGATCGTCGGTTGCGAGGAGACCATGCCGTCATTCTCCGGCCTCAAACCCCTGGCCCGCCCGCTGGGGCTGCCCTACATCCCGCTGGGTCCGCCGCTGCCCCTGCCCGCCCGGGTGTTTATCGAGATCGGCGAACCCATCCATTTCGACAACGACTGCGAATCCGAGGCGGCCATTGCACCCCGGATCGAACAGGTCAAACAGGCGATTCGTGGGCTGATCGATCAGGGCCTGGCCAAGCGCACATCGGTGTACCGGTGAGCCGCCCACGCATCAAACCCCGGACCATCCTGGTCACGGGTGCCGGCGGCGCGCTGGGCAGGCGCGTGATGGCCCGGCTGGTGGAGCGGCACCAAGTCATCGCTGTGGACTTCCGCCGCAAGGTGGAAACCGACGCCCATATCCCGAGCTATCAGGTCGACCTGCGAAAACGGCGCTTTGAGGATATTTTTCGCGAGCACCCCATCGACGGCGTCATCCACCTGGGCCGTATTCTCACCAATGAGTACAGCCGTTTCCGGCGCTACAACGACAATGTTCTAGGCAGCCGGCGACTGCTGGACCTGGCCGCCAAGTACAAGGTCGGCAAGGTGGTCGTGCATTCCACACATTTTGTCTACGGTGCCGATGCCTACAACCCGGCGCCCATTCCGGAAACGGCGCCGCTCAAGGCCAGTGAGCTGACCATGGATCTGGTCGACGCCGTGGAACTGGAAAACCTGGCGCAAATCTATCTGTGGCGACACCCACAATTGCACGTCACCGTGCTGCGGCCCTGCAATATCGTTGGCCCCGGCGTGCGCAATTCCATGTCCCGCCTGCTGTCAGGCCGGATCGCTCCGGCACTCGCCGGTTTTTCGCCGATCATGCAGTTTTTGCATGTTGAAGATATGGCCGACGCCGTGGTCGCCGCCTTCGAGCGACGCGGCAAGGGCGTGTTCAACGTCGCACCGGATGACTGGGTGGCCTATCAGGATTTTCTGCGGGCCTGCGGTTGCCGCGTGCTTCCGCTACCCTCCTTGCCGCCGTTTCTGCCGCGCAGGATTTCAGAACTCATGGGTTGGCAATCCTTCCCGCCGTATCTCATTAACTTCTTCAAGTATCCGGTGGTGCTGGACGGACGCGGCTTTGCCGACACCTACCGCTGGCAGCCGCAATACAGCCTGGCGGAAATCAGCGCCTACTACCGTTCCAAGAAACGTCGCGGGGGCGATCACCGCGCATGAAACCTGGCTTGCCCCCCGCTGTCGCAGCCATTGCGCTGGCCCTGGGCCTGAGCGGCTGTGCAGAAGACTGGCTGGGCCATCCCGGCCAGCCGGATCAAACACCTGCCAGCACGGCCTGGCTCTGGTCGACGGCAACACAGACGCTGGTCGATGACACCCTGGCCGGCCTGCCTCCAACGGTGGTCGACCATGCGGCCTATGTTCGGACACCTGCACCGGCCTCGGGGCTGCTGGCAGGGCTGCGGATGCGGGCCTGGGCAGATGCCGTGGCGGTCCGGCCTGGCCATGAGGACTGGCGCGCCCCCTATGTCACCCGACTGAAAGAGCAGCTTGAGCAGGTGGCGCATCCGGTTCAACCGGTGGTGC encodes:
- a CDS encoding lysophospholipid acyltransferase family protein, with protein sequence MAISRWLADRLVAPDVHETIDRIPKTLGSFGFDPWGYNRSTAKLGLAAAGWLFDHYFRVQVSGLEHVPPTGRIMLVPNHSGQLPLDGVMLGVAMSRNPAGPRAPRAMIERFFPTVPFVGNFLNGLGAVVGDPVNCGAMLEHEEAIIVFPEGIRGSGKVWSKRYQLQRFGTGFMHLAMRHNTPVIPVGIVGCEETMPSFSGLKPLARPLGLPYIPLGPPLPLPARVFIEIGEPIHFDNDCESEAAIAPRIEQVKQAIRGLIDQGLAKRTSVYR
- a CDS encoding SDR family oxidoreductase; amino-acid sequence: MSRPRIKPRTILVTGAGGALGRRVMARLVERHQVIAVDFRRKVETDAHIPSYQVDLRKRRFEDIFREHPIDGVIHLGRILTNEYSRFRRYNDNVLGSRRLLDLAAKYKVGKVVVHSTHFVYGADAYNPAPIPETAPLKASELTMDLVDAVELENLAQIYLWRHPQLHVTVLRPCNIVGPGVRNSMSRLLSGRIAPALAGFSPIMQFLHVEDMADAVVAAFERRGKGVFNVAPDDWVAYQDFLRACGCRVLPLPSLPPFLPRRISELMGWQSFPPYLINFFKYPVVLDGRGFADTYRWQPQYSLAEISAYYRSKKRRGGDHRA